Proteins encoded by one window of Dermochelys coriacea isolate rDerCor1 chromosome 13, rDerCor1.pri.v4, whole genome shotgun sequence:
- the LOC119842395 gene encoding uncharacterized protein LOC119842395 isoform X1 encodes MHQRGVQTRLFSPIGSKGLYKEVPNTMPTIVPKSKAPGVDFCGVNEYYYIVRSDLGCYMRSTNFNEGKDLNVYSLHPSCQGGEHYLAHQDDLFYIIKGGAYRRVSNMNTDTAAVVYNLHPNCQGGDHYLSAFGSFYIVFQSKGVYRKVTNMNTDSDAVEYSLHPSCRDGLYYWGVKGYYYFVKPHDEWGIQYYRTTNFHENVDAVTYSFHPDVVNFLPGGLAITQGSAFGTWEAIKTISNDSNTPITWNKKITRKVGYAKEKMSSIEHNWSVSISASYQSGALTEAIAKYQFSLTTQYGGKSINTEKENWSEATDVEESVNLTLQPKEKIYIWQYQLGLGKKSVLFCRDMKFNDNPNPPTEVPLPPSNQ; translated from the exons ATGCACCAAAGAGGAGTTCAGACAAGGCTTTTCTCTCCCATAGGTTCCAAAGGTTTGTACAAAGAAG TGCCGAACACCATGCCTACAATAGTCCCCAAGAGCAAAGCCCCAGGGGTCGATTTCTGCGGCGTGAACGAATATTACTACATCGTCCGCTCAGACCTGGGCTGCTACATGCGGTCGACCAATTTCAACGAAGGAAAAGATCTGAACGTGTAtagtctgcacccctcctgccagGGCGGGGAGCACTATCTCGCCCACCAGGATGACCTCTTCTACATCATCAAAGGAGGGGCTTATCGCCGTGTGTCCAACATGAACACGGACACAGCAGCCGTAGTCTACAATCTCCACCCCAATTGCCAGGGAGGAGACCATTATCTCTCAGCCTTTGGGTCCTTCTACATTGTCTTCCAGAGCAAGGGTGTCTACCGCAAGGTCACCAACATGAACACCGATTCTGATGCTGTCGAATATAGCCTCCACCCGTCCTGCCGAGATGGCCTCTATTACTGGGGTGTCAAGGGCTATTATTATTTTGTCAAGCCCCATGACGAATGGGGGATCCAGTATTACCGAACCACCAATTTCCACGAGAACGTGGATGCTGTAACCTATTCCTTCCACCCTGATGTGGTCAACTTCCTCCCTGGTGGGTTGGCTATCACCCAGGGTTCAGCTTTCGGCACCTGGGAGGCCATCAAGACCATCTCCAATGATTCCAACACACCCATTACCTGGAACAAGAAGATCACCAGGAAGGTGGGCTATGCCAAGGAGAAGATGAGCAGCATAGAGCACAACTGGAGCGTGAGCATCTCAGCATCATATCAGTCAGGAGCCCTCACCGAAGCCATTGCCAAGTACCAGTTCTCCCTCACTACTCAATACGGCGGGAAAAGCATCAACACGGAGAAGGAGAACTGGAGCGAGGCCACCGACGTGGAAGAGTCTGTCAACCTGACCCTGCAGCCGAAAGAGAAGATCTACATATGGCAGTACCAGCTGGGCCTGGGCAAGAAAAGCGTCTTGTTCTGCCGTGACATGAAATTCAACGACAATCCaaacccacctactgaagtgccCCTGCCGCCTTCTAACCAGTGA
- the LOC119842395 gene encoding uncharacterized protein LOC119842395 isoform X3: METVISSRLGLPLTTLPNTMPTIVPKSKAPGVDFCGVNEYYYIVRSDLGCYMRSTNFNEGKDLNVYSLHPSCQGGEHYLAHQDDLFYIIKGGAYRRVSNMNTDTAAVVYNLHPNCQGGDHYLSAFGSFYIVFQSKGVYRKVTNMNTDSDAVEYSLHPSCRDGLYYWGVKGYYYFVKPHDEWGIQYYRTTNFHENVDAVTYSFHPDVVNFLPGGLAITQGSAFGTWEAIKTISNDSNTPITWNKKITRKVGYAKEKMSSIEHNWSVSISASYQSGALTEAIAKYQFSLTTQYGGKSINTEKENWSEATDVEESVNLTLQPKEKIYIWQYQLGLGKKSVLFCRDMKFNDNPNPPTEVPLPPSNQ; the protein is encoded by the exons ATGGAGACTGTAATCTCTTCTCGGCTGGGACTCCCTCTTACTACAT TGCCGAACACCATGCCTACAATAGTCCCCAAGAGCAAAGCCCCAGGGGTCGATTTCTGCGGCGTGAACGAATATTACTACATCGTCCGCTCAGACCTGGGCTGCTACATGCGGTCGACCAATTTCAACGAAGGAAAAGATCTGAACGTGTAtagtctgcacccctcctgccagGGCGGGGAGCACTATCTCGCCCACCAGGATGACCTCTTCTACATCATCAAAGGAGGGGCTTATCGCCGTGTGTCCAACATGAACACGGACACAGCAGCCGTAGTCTACAATCTCCACCCCAATTGCCAGGGAGGAGACCATTATCTCTCAGCCTTTGGGTCCTTCTACATTGTCTTCCAGAGCAAGGGTGTCTACCGCAAGGTCACCAACATGAACACCGATTCTGATGCTGTCGAATATAGCCTCCACCCGTCCTGCCGAGATGGCCTCTATTACTGGGGTGTCAAGGGCTATTATTATTTTGTCAAGCCCCATGACGAATGGGGGATCCAGTATTACCGAACCACCAATTTCCACGAGAACGTGGATGCTGTAACCTATTCCTTCCACCCTGATGTGGTCAACTTCCTCCCTGGTGGGTTGGCTATCACCCAGGGTTCAGCTTTCGGCACCTGGGAGGCCATCAAGACCATCTCCAATGATTCCAACACACCCATTACCTGGAACAAGAAGATCACCAGGAAGGTGGGCTATGCCAAGGAGAAGATGAGCAGCATAGAGCACAACTGGAGCGTGAGCATCTCAGCATCATATCAGTCAGGAGCCCTCACCGAAGCCATTGCCAAGTACCAGTTCTCCCTCACTACTCAATACGGCGGGAAAAGCATCAACACGGAGAAGGAGAACTGGAGCGAGGCCACCGACGTGGAAGAGTCTGTCAACCTGACCCTGCAGCCGAAAGAGAAGATCTACATATGGCAGTACCAGCTGGGCCTGGGCAAGAAAAGCGTCTTGTTCTGCCGTGACATGAAATTCAACGACAATCCaaacccacctactgaagtgccCCTGCCGCCTTCTAACCAGTGA
- the LOC119842395 gene encoding uncharacterized protein LOC119842395 isoform X4, with protein sequence MPTIVPKSKAPGVDFCGVNEYYYIVRSDLGCYMRSTNFNEGKDLNVYSLHPSCQGGEHYLAHQDDLFYIIKGGAYRRVSNMNTDTAAVVYNLHPNCQGGDHYLSAFGSFYIVFQSKGVYRKVTNMNTDSDAVEYSLHPSCRDGLYYWGVKGYYYFVKPHDEWGIQYYRTTNFHENVDAVTYSFHPDVVNFLPGGLAITQGSAFGTWEAIKTISNDSNTPITWNKKITRKVGYAKEKMSSIEHNWSVSISASYQSGALTEAIAKYQFSLTTQYGGKSINTEKENWSEATDVEESVNLTLQPKEKIYIWQYQLGLGKKSVLFCRDMKFNDNPNPPTEVPLPPSNQ encoded by the coding sequence ATGCCTACAATAGTCCCCAAGAGCAAAGCCCCAGGGGTCGATTTCTGCGGCGTGAACGAATATTACTACATCGTCCGCTCAGACCTGGGCTGCTACATGCGGTCGACCAATTTCAACGAAGGAAAAGATCTGAACGTGTAtagtctgcacccctcctgccagGGCGGGGAGCACTATCTCGCCCACCAGGATGACCTCTTCTACATCATCAAAGGAGGGGCTTATCGCCGTGTGTCCAACATGAACACGGACACAGCAGCCGTAGTCTACAATCTCCACCCCAATTGCCAGGGAGGAGACCATTATCTCTCAGCCTTTGGGTCCTTCTACATTGTCTTCCAGAGCAAGGGTGTCTACCGCAAGGTCACCAACATGAACACCGATTCTGATGCTGTCGAATATAGCCTCCACCCGTCCTGCCGAGATGGCCTCTATTACTGGGGTGTCAAGGGCTATTATTATTTTGTCAAGCCCCATGACGAATGGGGGATCCAGTATTACCGAACCACCAATTTCCACGAGAACGTGGATGCTGTAACCTATTCCTTCCACCCTGATGTGGTCAACTTCCTCCCTGGTGGGTTGGCTATCACCCAGGGTTCAGCTTTCGGCACCTGGGAGGCCATCAAGACCATCTCCAATGATTCCAACACACCCATTACCTGGAACAAGAAGATCACCAGGAAGGTGGGCTATGCCAAGGAGAAGATGAGCAGCATAGAGCACAACTGGAGCGTGAGCATCTCAGCATCATATCAGTCAGGAGCCCTCACCGAAGCCATTGCCAAGTACCAGTTCTCCCTCACTACTCAATACGGCGGGAAAAGCATCAACACGGAGAAGGAGAACTGGAGCGAGGCCACCGACGTGGAAGAGTCTGTCAACCTGACCCTGCAGCCGAAAGAGAAGATCTACATATGGCAGTACCAGCTGGGCCTGGGCAAGAAAAGCGTCTTGTTCTGCCGTGACATGAAATTCAACGACAATCCaaacccacctactgaagtgccCCTGCCGCCTTCTAACCAGTGA
- the LOC119842395 gene encoding uncharacterized protein LOC119842395 isoform X2, whose amino-acid sequence MHQRGVQTRLFSPIGSKVPNTMPTIVPKSKAPGVDFCGVNEYYYIVRSDLGCYMRSTNFNEGKDLNVYSLHPSCQGGEHYLAHQDDLFYIIKGGAYRRVSNMNTDTAAVVYNLHPNCQGGDHYLSAFGSFYIVFQSKGVYRKVTNMNTDSDAVEYSLHPSCRDGLYYWGVKGYYYFVKPHDEWGIQYYRTTNFHENVDAVTYSFHPDVVNFLPGGLAITQGSAFGTWEAIKTISNDSNTPITWNKKITRKVGYAKEKMSSIEHNWSVSISASYQSGALTEAIAKYQFSLTTQYGGKSINTEKENWSEATDVEESVNLTLQPKEKIYIWQYQLGLGKKSVLFCRDMKFNDNPNPPTEVPLPPSNQ is encoded by the exons ATGCACCAAAGAGGAGTTCAGACAAGGCTTTTCTCTCCCATAGGTTCCAAAG TGCCGAACACCATGCCTACAATAGTCCCCAAGAGCAAAGCCCCAGGGGTCGATTTCTGCGGCGTGAACGAATATTACTACATCGTCCGCTCAGACCTGGGCTGCTACATGCGGTCGACCAATTTCAACGAAGGAAAAGATCTGAACGTGTAtagtctgcacccctcctgccagGGCGGGGAGCACTATCTCGCCCACCAGGATGACCTCTTCTACATCATCAAAGGAGGGGCTTATCGCCGTGTGTCCAACATGAACACGGACACAGCAGCCGTAGTCTACAATCTCCACCCCAATTGCCAGGGAGGAGACCATTATCTCTCAGCCTTTGGGTCCTTCTACATTGTCTTCCAGAGCAAGGGTGTCTACCGCAAGGTCACCAACATGAACACCGATTCTGATGCTGTCGAATATAGCCTCCACCCGTCCTGCCGAGATGGCCTCTATTACTGGGGTGTCAAGGGCTATTATTATTTTGTCAAGCCCCATGACGAATGGGGGATCCAGTATTACCGAACCACCAATTTCCACGAGAACGTGGATGCTGTAACCTATTCCTTCCACCCTGATGTGGTCAACTTCCTCCCTGGTGGGTTGGCTATCACCCAGGGTTCAGCTTTCGGCACCTGGGAGGCCATCAAGACCATCTCCAATGATTCCAACACACCCATTACCTGGAACAAGAAGATCACCAGGAAGGTGGGCTATGCCAAGGAGAAGATGAGCAGCATAGAGCACAACTGGAGCGTGAGCATCTCAGCATCATATCAGTCAGGAGCCCTCACCGAAGCCATTGCCAAGTACCAGTTCTCCCTCACTACTCAATACGGCGGGAAAAGCATCAACACGGAGAAGGAGAACTGGAGCGAGGCCACCGACGTGGAAGAGTCTGTCAACCTGACCCTGCAGCCGAAAGAGAAGATCTACATATGGCAGTACCAGCTGGGCCTGGGCAAGAAAAGCGTCTTGTTCTGCCGTGACATGAAATTCAACGACAATCCaaacccacctactgaagtgccCCTGCCGCCTTCTAACCAGTGA